The Allocoprobacillus halotolerans nucleotide sequence GGATTATTTGCAAATTTTGTATAACGATCAGAAGTTCCTCCTTCTTCCACAACAATTTCACAATTATTTTCCTTTTCAAATGGTTCATAAACATCTTTTTGAATAATATCTGCATTTAATCCCCAAGTTGAAATAACTAATTTTTGAGAATCACTCCCACTATTGCTAGAACATCCAACAAGAACCATTGCTCCAGCCATTAAACTAACCAATAACTTTTTCATTTTTCTACCTTCCTTTCCTAAACTAAGACAATTTTATTTGCTGGTAAATACATATGAATAGAATCACCAGGTTTGTATACTGTTGTGTTACCACCATTAACAACCAGTTTTCCGATTGGTGTTTCAACTTCATATTGATAACTTTTCCCTAAGAATGTACGTACATTCACAGTTCCAGTTACCATATTTTCATTTTTATCAGCAGATGGGACGATTTCAATATCATCAGGACGAATTGTTCCTTTACATGTTGAAAAATCACCATCATTGTCTACTTTCATCATTTCACCATTTTGATTTTGATATTGATTATCACCTATACGTGTTAAATCAAAGAAGTTTTCAAAACCAATAAATCTCGCAACAAATTCAGTTTTAGGACGAGAATAAATATTTTCAGGTGTATCATATTGTTCAATCACACCATTATTCATAACTGCCACCTTATCAGAAATAGAGAAACATTCTTCCTGATCATGTGTAACAAAGATTGTTGTAATCCCTAATTTCTTTTGTAATCTTTTGATTTCAACACGCATCTGAATACGTAATTTGGCATCAAGATTACTTAAAGG carries:
- a CDS encoding ABC transporter ATP-binding protein, whose amino-acid sequence is MAFLSLKDIAVAYHQKNYILQGLNLDIEKGELVSLLGPSGCGKTTTLRVVAGFIDPQEGQFILDNEDMTKVPVHKRNFGLVFQSYALFPHLTVKENIAFGLKLRKMDKTEMEAKINEVVEVCDLQGLTDRLPKQLSGGQRQRVALARALVIEPKLLLLDEPLSNLDAKLRIQMRVEIKRLQKKLGITTIFVTHDQEECFSISDKVAVMNNGVIEQYDTPENIYSRPKTEFVARFIGFENFFDLTRIGDNQYQNQNGEMMKVDNDGDFSTCKGTIRPDDIEIVPSADKNENMVTGTVNVRTFLGKSYQYEVETPIGKLVVNGGNTTVYKPGDSIHMYLPANKIVLV